In Pectinophora gossypiella chromosome 17, ilPecGoss1.1, whole genome shotgun sequence, one DNA window encodes the following:
- the LOC126374599 gene encoding beta-hexosaminidase subunit beta-like has protein sequence MSENYTLMVSAVSTLIAPSIWGIMRGLETFSQLFYLSKCYKDVLINSTEIEDYPNYKHRGLLLDTSRHFISVPNILMTLDAMAMNKMNVFHWHIVDDQSFPYQSVKFPELSGLGAYWPTLIYTRPAMEKIRDHARGIGVRVIIEIDMPDHALSWGMSHPEIITVCARDRRPMNPIKNETYILVGALLREVQELFPDTYIHLGGDEVTAECWIENKGIQEYMEKHNMTSSNDLSTLFYKRIVSFLKEDTRTIVWEESYEANVPFARDTLVQVWKNERLTAELLNGGRFVLQSSGYYLDQLGTTFTKFYKVEPRLAVKDKVANETLLQNLVGGEACMWGEMMDDANVISRVWPRTSAIAEVLWSDTRREVTSQVLQRAEEQVCRMKRRRIHAEPSSGPGFCVL, from the exons ATGAGTGAGAATT ATACCCTGATGGTGTCAGCTGTGTCCACACTCATAGCTCCCTCCATATGGGGCATCATGAGAGGACTGGAGACTTTCTCACAGCTATTCTATCTTTCCAAATGTTATAag GACGTCCTTATAAACAGCACAGAAATTGAAGATTACCCAAACTACAAACATAGAGGGTTATTGTTGGACACGTCGCGTCACTTCATCTCCGTCCCCAACATCCTGATGACGCTGGACGCTATGGCCATGAACAAGATGAACGTCTTCCACTGGCACATCGTGGACGACCAGAGCTTCCCTTATCAGAGCGTGAAGTTTCCTGAACTTAG TGGACTGGGTGCTTACTGGCCAACCCTCATTTACACAAGACCCGCGATGGAGAAGATCAGGGACCACGCCAGGGGAATTGGGGTTCGTGTGATCATCGAAATTGACATGCCTG ATCACGCGTTATCATGGGGCATGTCCCACCCTGAGATCATCACGGTGTGTGCCCGTGACCGTCGCCCCATGAACCCGATCAAGAACGAGACGTATATACTCGTTGGCGCGCTACTCAGGGAAGTGCAGGAGCTGTTCCccgacacatacatacatctgGGTGGCGATGAGGTTACTGCGGAGTGCTg gaTAGAAAATAAAGGAATACAAGAATATATGGAGAAACATAATATGACATCTTCCAATGACTTGTCTACTTTATTCTACAAAAGAATAGTATCATTCCTGAAAGAGGATACTCGAACTATCGTATGGGAG gaATCATACGAGGCTAACGTTCCTTTTGCACGTGATACTCTCGTGCAGGTGTGGAAAAATGAGCGACTAACGGCTgag CTGCTAAATGGTGGCCGGTTCGTTTTACAATCATCTGGATACTACCTCGATCAACTGGGGACTACCTTCACAAAATTCTACAAGGTGGAGCCAAGGCTCGCGGTGAAAGACAAAGTGGCAAACGAGACCTTGTTGCAGAATTTGGTAGGGGGGGAAGCCTGCATGTGGGGGGAGATGATGGACGACGCCAATGTGATCAGCCG TGTGTGGCCTCGAACGTCAGCTATAGCAGAAGTTCTGTGGAGTGACACGAGACGGGAAGTGACGTCTCAGGTTCTGCAACGCGCGGAGGAGCAAGTGTGCCGCATGAAGCGCCGGCGCATCCACGCCGAGCCGTCCAGCGGACCCGGCTTCTGCGTACTCTAG